Proteins encoded by one window of bacterium:
- a CDS encoding enterochelin esterase-like enzyme, which yields MRKTSTGTAALIAAIALAGLVGGVVIVTRAAEPRFEIELTADAAQAIARLGLEVPVTGRVFVVFTRDSTREPRHQVSVTGVPFYGLDVRGLAAGQSVVVSDAAPGLAGYPLARIADLPPGEYHVQAFLNVYTTYHRADGHTLELHHETGEGQNPWRSPGNAYSAVQRLRLDPRSGGTVTLRLSNVIPPIEPVPEGGVLDQGNPQDGELVKFIKIRSARVSEFWGRDMYIGANVLLPRDYHENPDARYPVIYLQGHFPGRRAPFGFTGADDAPPRARAFRDFWLSPRAPRVIAVTIRDANPYYDTSYSVNSANVGPYGDAIVEELIPELERRFRIIPEPWARVLAGGSTGGWEALALQIFYPDVFGGAWGWCPDPVDFRYYQLVNIYEDANAYYADHEWLRVERPSRRTVDGNVDYTIADENAFERTVGPNSRSGGQWAIWEAVFGPVGPDGYPAPIWDPVTGEIDREVAAYWREHYDLTDYLRRNWRELGPKLTGKLHVAVGDMDDYYLNEAVYLMQAALDSLSDPPARASFEYGRRKGHCWIGYSRERPGEDLDYAEFVRLAADHMARNAPPGADLRWAR from the coding sequence ATGCGGAAGACCAGCACCGGCACCGCCGCCCTCATCGCCGCGATCGCCCTGGCCGGCTTGGTGGGCGGCGTCGTCATCGTCACGCGCGCGGCGGAGCCGCGCTTCGAGATCGAGCTCACCGCCGACGCGGCGCAGGCCATCGCGCGGCTCGGCCTCGAGGTCCCGGTCACCGGCCGCGTCTTCGTCGTCTTCACGCGGGACAGCACGCGCGAGCCGCGCCACCAGGTGAGCGTGACCGGCGTCCCGTTCTACGGCCTGGACGTGCGCGGCCTCGCAGCCGGCCAGTCCGTGGTCGTCTCCGACGCCGCGCCCGGCCTGGCCGGCTACCCGCTCGCGCGGATCGCGGACCTCCCGCCGGGCGAGTACCACGTGCAGGCGTTCCTCAACGTCTACACCACGTACCATCGCGCGGACGGCCACACGCTCGAGCTGCATCACGAGACGGGCGAGGGGCAGAACCCGTGGCGCTCGCCGGGGAACGCGTACAGCGCGGTGCAGCGCCTGCGGCTCGACCCGCGCAGCGGCGGCACCGTCACGCTCCGGCTCAGCAACGTGATCCCGCCGATCGAGCCGGTGCCCGAGGGCGGCGTGCTCGACCAGGGCAACCCGCAGGACGGCGAGCTGGTGAAGTTCATCAAGATCCGCAGCGCGCGCGTCTCCGAGTTCTGGGGCCGCGACATGTACATCGGCGCGAACGTACTGCTCCCCCGCGACTACCACGAGAACCCGGACGCGCGCTACCCGGTGATCTACCTCCAGGGCCACTTCCCCGGCCGCCGCGCGCCGTTCGGTTTCACAGGAGCCGACGACGCGCCGCCCCGCGCCCGCGCGTTCCGCGACTTCTGGCTCTCGCCGCGGGCGCCGCGGGTGATCGCGGTGACGATCCGCGACGCGAACCCGTACTACGACACGTCGTACTCGGTGAACTCGGCGAACGTCGGCCCGTACGGCGATGCGATCGTGGAGGAGCTGATCCCCGAGCTCGAGCGCCGGTTCCGCATCATCCCGGAGCCGTGGGCGCGGGTGCTGGCCGGCGGCTCGACCGGCGGGTGGGAAGCGCTGGCGCTGCAGATCTTCTATCCGGACGTGTTCGGCGGCGCGTGGGGCTGGTGCCCCGACCCCGTGGACTTCCGCTACTACCAGCTCGTGAACATCTACGAGGACGCGAACGCGTACTACGCCGACCACGAGTGGCTGCGCGTGGAGCGGCCCAGCCGCCGGACCGTGGACGGCAACGTGGATTACACCATCGCGGACGAGAACGCGTTCGAGCGGACCGTCGGCCCCAACAGCCGTTCCGGCGGGCAGTGGGCGATCTGGGAGGCGGTGTTCGGCCCCGTGGGTCCGGACGGCTACCCCGCGCCGATCTGGGACCCGGTCACGGGCGAGATCGATCGCGAGGTCGCCGCGTACTGGCGCGAGCACTACGATCTCACGGACTACCTGCGTCGCAACTGGAGAGAGCTGGGCCCGAAGCTGACCGGCAAGCTGCACGTCGCCGTCGGCGACATGGACGACTACTACCTGAACGAGGCGGTCTACCTCATGCAGGCCGCCCTCGACTCGCTCTCGGACCCACCCGCGCGCGCGAGCTTCGAGTACGGGCGCCGCAAGGGGCATTGCTGGATCGGCTACAGCCGCGAGCGGCCGGGGGAGGATCTGGACTACGCGGAGTTCGTGCGGCTCGCCGCGGACCACATGGCGCGGAACGCGCCGCCCGGCGCCGACCTGAGGTGGGCCCGGTGA
- a CDS encoding MFS transporter, whose protein sequence is MAVTSAASESGTPIAHVFRALRHRDYRLFFIGQGISLIGTWMQQVAMSWLVYRLTGSAFALGAIAFASQFPTFLLAPIAGVVADRYRRHRIVVTTQSLALLEASTVAALVLTGTVQVWHLIALSAVLGTVNAFDIPARQSLVVKLVQGPDDLANAIALNSSMFNMARLIGPAIAGVLIGVVGEGPVFAINAASYIAVLTSLFRMSVAKEERPEPQARALSHMREGFRYAFGFPPIRSILTLLALTSLLGMPYVVLLPVFASEVLGGGPQTLGFLMSAAGLGALSGALYLASRSSVRGLSRVIVIAVTVFGLGLIAFSQSRWQPLSIALLLVTGFGMMVQSASINTVLQTIVDEDKRGRVMSLYAMAFMGMSPFGSLLAGTLASRIGAPATVMLGGMACLGAAAWFYSRLPTIRELVRPIYIRLGIIPEVATGLQSATELRPKA, encoded by the coding sequence ATGGCAGTGACTTCGGCCGCTTCCGAATCCGGCACTCCCATCGCCCACGTCTTCCGCGCCCTCCGGCATCGCGACTACCGTCTATTCTTCATCGGTCAGGGCATCTCGCTCATCGGCACCTGGATGCAGCAGGTGGCGATGAGCTGGCTGGTGTACCGGCTCACCGGCTCCGCCTTCGCCCTCGGCGCGATCGCCTTCGCCAGCCAGTTCCCCACGTTCCTGCTCGCCCCGATCGCCGGCGTGGTCGCGGACCGCTACCGGCGCCACCGGATCGTCGTCACGACCCAGTCGCTGGCGCTCCTCGAGGCGTCCACCGTCGCCGCGCTGGTCCTCACGGGGACGGTCCAGGTCTGGCACCTCATCGCCCTGTCCGCCGTGCTGGGCACCGTCAACGCGTTCGACATCCCGGCGCGGCAGTCGCTGGTCGTGAAGCTCGTCCAGGGCCCGGACGACCTGGCCAACGCGATCGCACTGAACTCTTCGATGTTCAACATGGCCCGGCTCATCGGGCCGGCGATCGCGGGCGTGCTGATCGGCGTGGTGGGCGAAGGGCCGGTGTTCGCCATCAATGCGGCGAGCTACATCGCGGTGCTCACCTCGCTGTTCCGGATGAGCGTGGCGAAGGAGGAGCGGCCGGAGCCGCAGGCGCGGGCGCTCAGCCACATGCGCGAGGGGTTCCGCTACGCGTTCGGGTTCCCGCCGATCCGGTCGATCCTCACGCTGCTCGCGCTGACCAGCCTGCTGGGCATGCCGTACGTCGTGCTGCTGCCCGTGTTCGCGAGCGAGGTGCTGGGCGGCGGGCCCCAGACGCTGGGCTTCCTCATGTCCGCGGCGGGCCTCGGCGCCCTCTCCGGCGCCCTCTACCTCGCCTCGCGGTCTTCGGTGCGCGGCCTCAGCCGGGTCATCGTCATCGCGGTCACCGTGTTCGGGCTCGGGCTGATCGCGTTCTCGCAGTCCCGCTGGCAGCCGCTCTCCATCGCTCTCTTGCTGGTCACCGGCTTCGGCATGATGGTGCAGTCCGCGTCCATCAACACCGTGCTCCAGACGATCGTGGACGAGGACAAGCGCGGCCGCGTGATGAGCCTCTACGCGATGGCGTTCATGGGCATGTCGCCGTTCGGCAGCCTGCTGGCCGGCACCCTCGCCAGCCGCATCGGCGCGCCCGCCACCGTGATGCTCGGCGGCATGGCGTGCCTCGGCGCTGCGGCCTGGTTCTACTCGCGGCTGCCGACGATCCGTGAGCTCGTCCGCCCCATCTACATCCGCCTCGGCATCATCCCCGAGGTCGCGACCGGCCTCCAATCCGCCACCGAGCTGCGGCCCAAGGCCTAG
- the def gene encoding peptide deformylase produces the protein MAVLKIELLGAPVLRQRAAEVEAVDDEVRRLVRDMFDTMYAANGQGLAAPQVGVSRRIIVVDVPNSESPAFALINPRVVEQSKETSRAEEGCLSIPGVSEVVERPSKVVVEGLNTEGSPVRIEADGDLARCLQHEIDHLDGILYIDRLSPLKRKLLLAQYRKQMRAGV, from the coding sequence ATGGCAGTACTGAAGATCGAGTTGCTGGGCGCGCCGGTGCTGCGGCAGAGGGCGGCGGAGGTGGAGGCGGTGGACGACGAGGTGCGCCGGCTCGTGCGTGACATGTTCGATACGATGTACGCGGCGAACGGGCAGGGGCTCGCGGCGCCGCAGGTCGGCGTCTCACGGCGCATCATCGTGGTGGACGTGCCGAACTCGGAGAGCCCGGCGTTCGCGCTGATCAATCCGCGTGTCGTCGAGCAGAGCAAGGAGACGTCGCGCGCCGAAGAGGGGTGCCTGAGCATCCCTGGGGTGTCGGAGGTGGTGGAGCGGCCGTCGAAGGTGGTGGTGGAGGGGCTGAACACGGAGGGTTCACCGGTGCGCATCGAGGCGGACGGCGATCTCGCCCGCTGTCTCCAGCACGAGATCGACCACCTGGACGGCATCCTCTACATCGACCGCCTCTCCCCGCTCAAGCGGAAGCTGCTCCTGGCGCAGTACCGCAAACAGATGCGAGCGGGGGTGTAG
- a CDS encoding FAD-dependent oxidoreductase encodes MTENRIPHVVILGGGFGGLYATRALRRAPVRITLVDRQNFHLFQPLLYQVATASLSPGDIASPLRHILRRQRNVEVWLGEAVSVDPERRVVRLRDGELGYDYLIVATGATHAYFGHDEWARFAPGLKTVDDAVEIRRRFLLAFEAAEREADPEARRRLLTFVIVGAGPTGVELAGAMAEIARRVMPRDFRFIDTKSARVVLLEGGPRVLPSYPPDLSESARRQLEALGVEVRTNALVTRIEQDAVWVGDERIEAGNVFWAAGVAASSIARSLGAPLDRAGRAMVEPDCSVPGHPEIFVIGDLAHLEVDGAPVPGVAPAAIQMGRFAARQIRRDLEGEPRERFRYRDKGSLATIGRAAAVADFGRIRFGGYFAWLIWVFVHVLMLIGFRNRLIVMIQWAWAYLMYQRGIRLITGSPEMRLERARSSGGPRTGREAEAAAVHAGEGGSTG; translated from the coding sequence ATGACCGAGAATCGCATACCCCACGTGGTGATCCTGGGCGGCGGCTTCGGCGGGTTGTACGCGACCCGCGCGTTGCGCAGGGCGCCGGTGCGCATCACGCTGGTGGACCGGCAGAACTTCCACCTGTTCCAGCCGCTGCTGTACCAGGTCGCCACGGCGTCGCTCTCGCCGGGCGACATCGCGAGCCCTTTGCGGCACATCCTGCGGCGCCAGCGGAACGTGGAAGTGTGGCTGGGCGAGGCGGTGTCGGTCGACCCGGAGCGGCGGGTCGTGCGTCTCAGGGACGGCGAGCTGGGCTACGACTACCTCATCGTCGCCACGGGCGCCACGCACGCGTACTTCGGCCACGACGAGTGGGCGCGCTTCGCGCCCGGCCTCAAGACGGTGGACGACGCGGTGGAGATCCGGCGCCGGTTCCTCCTCGCGTTCGAGGCGGCGGAGCGCGAGGCGGACCCGGAGGCGCGGCGTCGGCTGCTCACGTTCGTCATCGTGGGTGCGGGCCCCACGGGCGTCGAGCTGGCGGGGGCGATGGCGGAGATCGCGCGTCGGGTGATGCCGCGCGACTTCCGGTTCATTGACACCAAGTCCGCCCGTGTCGTGCTGCTCGAGGGCGGGCCGCGTGTGCTGCCGAGTTACCCGCCGGACCTCTCCGAGAGCGCGCGTCGTCAGCTCGAGGCGCTGGGCGTGGAGGTCCGCACGAACGCGCTGGTGACCCGCATCGAGCAAGACGCGGTGTGGGTGGGCGACGAGCGGATCGAAGCCGGCAACGTGTTCTGGGCCGCCGGCGTCGCGGCATCGTCCATCGCGCGGTCGCTGGGCGCGCCGCTGGACCGGGCGGGGCGTGCGATGGTCGAGCCCGATTGCTCGGTGCCCGGCCACCCGGAGATCTTCGTCATCGGCGACCTCGCTCACCTCGAAGTCGATGGCGCGCCGGTGCCCGGCGTCGCGCCGGCCGCGATCCAGATGGGGCGGTTCGCGGCGCGCCAGATCCGGCGGGACCTGGAGGGCGAGCCGCGGGAGCGGTTCCGCTATCGGGACAAGGGATCGCTCGCGACGATCGGCCGCGCGGCGGCCGTCGCGGACTTCGGTCGCATCCGGTTCGGCGGCTACTTCGCCTGGCTGATCTGGGTGTTCGTGCACGTGCTGATGCTGATCGGGTTCCGCAACCGGCTGATCGTGATGATCCAGTGGGCGTGGGCGTACCTGATGTACCAGCGCGGCATCCGGCTCATCACGGGCAGCCCGGAGATGCGCCTGGAGCGCGCGCGGTCATCGGGCGGGCCGCGCACGGGGCGGGAGGCGGAGGCGGCTGCGGTGCATGCGGGGGAGGGCGGCTCGACCGGTTGA
- a CDS encoding heavy metal transport/detoxification protein, with translation MEITRIEVRGLPDDDAAARLEKALTGRTGVPRASIDPTVQLAEVTYDPEHVSPDDIIRWIEAAGYEARFAGHRGG, from the coding sequence ATGGAGATCACACGGATCGAGGTGCGGGGGTTGCCGGACGACGACGCGGCTGCGCGACTCGAGAAGGCGCTCACCGGCCGTACCGGCGTACCGCGGGCGAGCATCGACCCCACGGTGCAACTCGCCGAGGTGACCTACGACCCCGAGCACGTCTCGCCGGACGACATCATCCGGTGGATCGAGGCAGCGGGGTACGAGGCGCGCTTCGCGGGGCACCGGGGCGGGTAG
- a CDS encoding DoxX family protein, whose amino-acid sequence MMATSPKLVDTAHGILRIVTGLLFMQHGVQKLFGWLGGFGPEGGTAPLFSMFGAAGVLEVFGGLLIVLGLFTRPVALVLTVEMLAAYVIAHLPQGFWPIQNGGELALLYAFIYLFLAAAGSGRFAIDRARGERAPA is encoded by the coding sequence ATGATGGCCACTTCGCCGAAGCTCGTGGATACCGCCCACGGGATCCTGAGGATCGTCACGGGACTGCTCTTCATGCAGCACGGCGTCCAGAAGCTGTTCGGCTGGCTCGGCGGCTTCGGGCCGGAAGGCGGGACCGCACCGCTCTTTTCCATGTTCGGCGCCGCCGGCGTGCTCGAGGTGTTCGGCGGCCTGCTCATCGTGCTCGGCCTGTTCACCCGCCCCGTCGCGCTGGTGCTCACGGTCGAAATGCTGGCCGCCTACGTCATCGCGCACCTGCCGCAGGGCTTCTGGCCGATCCAGAACGGCGGCGAGCTCGCGCTGCTCTACGCCTTCATCTATCTCTTCCTGGCCGCCGCCGGCTCCGGCCGCTTCGCCATCGACCGCGCGCGGGGCGAACGGGCTCCGGCGTGA
- a CDS encoding ABC transporter ATP-binding protein yields MQSVFAARPRHRRDGQPLPPLGERLRALRLIPPFLRLVWQTHRGYAAAVVVLRLLQAFAPLALLWVGKLIIDAVVASVGAGAPDWTLLARLVGLEFGIALAHEVLQRASSLLESLLGDLFSNRMSVRLMEHAATLDLEHFEDPEFYDHLERARRQTVGRIGLIALLLGMAQSLLTLASLMAALVAFNGWLLLLLALAVLPSFVGETHFAGLAYSLLYRWTPERRQLDYLRYVAASNETAKEVKLFGLSGHLIQRYATLADEFYRANRRLALRRAATGAALSAFSTLVYYGAYGFIIWQTVMGVLTIGTLTFLSASFMRSRDLISRVLLGFADLYEQSLFLQDLFAFLEMRPRIVQRPDAPPVPRPIRRGFVFDDVSFRYPDSERWALRHVSFELRPGERLALVGENGAGKTTLAKLLARLYDPTEGRILLDGRDLREYDIESLRRAIGVIFQDFVRYDMIVRDNIAVGRIDALADQERIERAAAKSLADTVIAKLEKGYDHMLGRRFDGGANLSGGEWQKIALARAYLRDAEVLILDEPTASLDARAEYEVFQRFSELTAGRMAVLISHRFSTVRMADRILVLENGSILEEGTHEELLARGGRYAELFGLQAAGYR; encoded by the coding sequence ATGCAATCGGTCTTCGCCGCACGGCCGCGGCATCGCCGCGACGGGCAGCCGCTCCCGCCGCTGGGGGAGCGGCTGCGCGCGCTGCGGCTGATCCCGCCGTTCCTCAGACTCGTCTGGCAAACGCACCGCGGTTACGCGGCCGCGGTGGTCGTGCTGCGGCTCCTCCAGGCGTTCGCGCCGCTCGCGCTGTTGTGGGTCGGCAAGCTGATCATTGACGCCGTGGTCGCCAGCGTCGGGGCCGGCGCGCCGGACTGGACGCTGCTCGCGCGGCTGGTCGGGCTGGAGTTCGGCATCGCCCTCGCCCACGAGGTGCTCCAGCGCGCCTCATCGCTGCTCGAGAGTCTGCTCGGCGACCTGTTCTCGAACCGCATGTCCGTGCGGCTGATGGAGCACGCCGCCACGCTCGACCTCGAGCACTTCGAGGACCCGGAGTTCTACGACCACCTGGAGCGGGCCCGGCGGCAGACGGTCGGGCGGATCGGGCTGATCGCGCTGCTGCTCGGCATGGCGCAGTCGCTGCTCACTCTCGCTTCGCTCATGGCCGCGCTGGTGGCGTTCAACGGCTGGCTCCTCTTGTTGCTCGCGCTCGCGGTGCTGCCGTCCTTCGTCGGGGAGACCCACTTCGCCGGCCTGGCCTATTCCCTGCTCTACCGCTGGACGCCGGAACGGCGGCAGCTCGACTACCTGCGCTACGTCGCGGCGAGCAACGAGACGGCCAAAGAGGTCAAGCTGTTCGGGTTGTCCGGCCACCTGATCCAGCGGTACGCGACGCTGGCCGACGAGTTCTACCGCGCGAACCGCCGGCTCGCGCTGCGGCGCGCGGCAACGGGCGCCGCGCTCTCCGCCTTCAGCACGCTGGTCTATTACGGTGCTTACGGCTTCATCATCTGGCAGACCGTGATGGGCGTGCTGACGATCGGCACGCTGACGTTCCTGTCGGCGTCGTTCATGCGCAGCCGCGACCTGATCTCGCGCGTCCTGCTCGGCTTCGCGGACCTGTACGAGCAGAGTCTCTTCCTGCAGGACCTGTTCGCGTTCCTCGAGATGCGGCCTCGCATCGTGCAGCGGCCGGATGCGCCGCCGGTGCCGCGGCCGATACGCCGGGGGTTCGTGTTCGACGACGTGAGCTTCAGGTATCCCGACTCGGAGCGCTGGGCGCTGCGCCACGTCTCGTTCGAGCTACGACCCGGGGAGCGGCTGGCGCTGGTGGGAGAGAACGGCGCGGGGAAAACGACGCTCGCGAAGCTGCTGGCGCGGCTCTACGACCCCACGGAGGGGCGCATCCTGCTGGACGGGCGTGACCTCAGGGAGTACGACATCGAGTCGCTGCGCCGCGCGATCGGGGTCATCTTCCAGGACTTCGTCCGCTACGACATGATCGTCCGCGATAACATCGCGGTCGGCCGGATCGACGCGTTGGCGGACCAGGAGCGGATCGAGCGCGCGGCGGCCAAGAGTCTCGCGGACACGGTGATCGCGAAGCTGGAGAAGGGCTACGACCACATGCTGGGCCGGCGCTTCGACGGCGGGGCGAACCTCTCCGGCGGCGAGTGGCAGAAGATCGCGCTGGCGCGCGCGTACCTGCGGGACGCGGAGGTGCTGATCCTGGACGAGCCGACGGCGTCGCTGGACGCGCGGGCGGAGTACGAGGTGTTCCAGCGGTTCAGCGAGCTGACGGCCGGTCGCATGGCGGTGCTGATCAGCCACCGTTTCTCGACGGTACGGATGGCGGACCGCATCCTGGTGCTGGAGAACGGGAGCATCCTCGAGGAAGGCACGCACGAGGAGCTGTTGGCGCGGGGAGGGCGGTACGCGGAGCTGTTCGGGTTGCAGGCGGCGGGGTACCGGTAG
- a CDS encoding ATPase has product MSAPVETPTRNVERAWHTLTPDDALARLASSPDGLTDDEARRRLERYGPNTLHPPKPVSAWRILIDQLESVVVLLLFAAAAVALFLGDPLDAAAIGAVLVINTALGFFTELRARKAMQALLELEVARATVVRNGRAVEIDARELVPGDVIVLEAGQSVPADGRLLSATELHVDEAPLTGESVPVHKHTRPLPEDTPLPDRQNMVFKATTAVAGSARALVVATGMATEVGRIGELVGGIVEERTPLERRLDQLGRRLVYLALGVAALVIALGAAQGIPFGQMLETGIALAIAAVPEGLPAVATITLALGLRRMARRNALIRRLPAVETLGSVTAICTDKTGTLTAGEQTATVLWIDGRELRFTGTGYAPEGEIRENGRVLRADEDPLVFAALRAAALANRADIVRRDGAWIARGDPTEAALLVAACKAGLDRDALRARYPEAGEVPFSSERMLMATFHATPEGETLALVKGAPGRIIELCTRRLTADGERELDDEGRRHLVAINEDLARRGLRVLALAQKSPTPARAEGREPGGAPTRDHGVGDEELQGLTFIGFIGIIDPPAEGVKESIAAFRRAGIRTVMLTGDQRLTAEAIARDLGVLQPGEETLDGRELSRLSDEELAERARRVAAFSRVSPEDKLRIVTAYQRNGEIVAMLGDGVNDAAAMKKAHIGVAMGRRGTDVAKEAASLVLQDDRFPTIAVAIEEGRVVFDNIRKFVFYLFSCNLAEVLVLLGAGVAGLPLPLTALQILWLNLVTDTFPALALALEPAEPDIMDRPPRDPHAAILSARFLRAIVFFSALITLPSLAAFLWGLNGPEGEAYARTLCFMTLALSQVFHLGNARSPGAVIRPTFAVRNPYALGAVVISVGLQFLAVYFTPLARVLDTTPLAPRDWLIVLALALVAAAVGQTLKLRRAVGGNG; this is encoded by the coding sequence TTGAGTGCACCCGTGGAGACGCCGACGCGCAACGTAGAGCGAGCCTGGCACACCCTCACGCCCGACGACGCACTCGCGCGCCTCGCCTCCTCGCCGGATGGCCTCACCGACGATGAGGCGCGCCGCCGCCTCGAACGCTATGGGCCCAACACGCTCCACCCGCCCAAGCCGGTTTCCGCCTGGCGCATCCTGATCGACCAGCTCGAGAGCGTCGTCGTCCTCCTGCTCTTCGCTGCGGCCGCCGTCGCGCTCTTCCTGGGCGACCCGCTGGACGCCGCCGCCATCGGCGCCGTGCTCGTCATCAACACCGCCCTCGGCTTCTTCACCGAGCTGCGCGCACGCAAGGCGATGCAGGCGCTGCTCGAGCTCGAGGTGGCGCGCGCCACGGTGGTGCGGAACGGACGGGCCGTGGAGATCGATGCGCGCGAGCTCGTGCCGGGCGATGTCATCGTCCTCGAGGCGGGCCAGTCGGTGCCTGCCGACGGCCGCCTGCTCTCCGCCACCGAGCTGCACGTGGATGAAGCCCCGCTCACGGGCGAGTCGGTGCCGGTCCACAAGCACACCCGGCCGCTGCCCGAGGACACGCCCCTGCCCGACCGCCAGAACATGGTGTTCAAGGCGACGACGGCGGTCGCCGGCTCCGCTCGCGCCCTCGTCGTCGCGACCGGCATGGCCACCGAGGTCGGCCGCATCGGCGAGCTGGTCGGCGGGATCGTCGAAGAACGGACGCCGCTGGAGCGCCGGCTCGACCAGCTCGGCCGCCGGCTCGTCTACCTCGCCCTCGGCGTCGCCGCACTCGTCATCGCCCTCGGCGCCGCACAGGGCATTCCGTTCGGCCAGATGCTCGAGACCGGCATCGCCCTCGCCATCGCCGCGGTGCCGGAGGGTCTGCCCGCGGTCGCCACCATCACCCTCGCCCTCGGGCTCCGCCGCATGGCGCGCCGCAACGCGCTCATCCGCCGACTGCCCGCCGTCGAGACGCTCGGCTCCGTCACCGCCATCTGCACCGACAAGACCGGCACCCTCACGGCGGGCGAGCAGACCGCCACCGTGCTCTGGATCGACGGCCGCGAGCTCCGCTTCACCGGTACGGGGTACGCGCCCGAAGGCGAGATCCGCGAGAACGGCCGCGTGCTCAGGGCCGACGAGGACCCGCTCGTGTTCGCCGCGCTCCGCGCCGCCGCGCTCGCGAACCGCGCCGACATCGTCCGCAGGGACGGCGCGTGGATCGCCCGCGGCGACCCCACCGAGGCCGCGCTCCTCGTGGCCGCGTGCAAGGCCGGGCTCGATCGCGACGCGCTCCGCGCCCGCTACCCCGAGGCGGGCGAGGTCCCGTTCTCCTCCGAGCGCATGCTCATGGCCACCTTCCACGCCACGCCGGAGGGGGAAACCCTCGCCCTCGTCAAAGGCGCGCCCGGCAGGATCATCGAGCTGTGCACGCGAAGACTGACGGCCGATGGGGAGCGCGAGCTCGACGACGAAGGCCGACGTCACCTCGTCGCCATCAACGAGGATCTCGCCCGCCGAGGCCTCCGCGTCCTCGCCCTCGCGCAGAAATCCCCCACCCCCGCCCGGGCGGAGGGGCGAGAGCCGGGTGGCGCCCCCACCCGGGATCATGGGGTAGGGGACGAGGAGCTCCAGGGTCTCACCTTCATCGGCTTCATCGGCATCATCGATCCGCCGGCCGAAGGCGTGAAGGAGAGCATCGCCGCGTTCCGCCGGGCGGGCATCCGGACCGTAATGCTCACCGGCGACCAGCGCCTCACGGCGGAGGCGATCGCCCGTGACCTCGGCGTGCTCCAACCAGGGGAGGAGACGCTGGATGGCCGCGAGCTGTCGCGCCTCAGCGACGAGGAACTCGCCGAACGCGCACGCCGCGTGGCCGCATTCAGCCGCGTCAGCCCGGAAGACAAGCTGCGGATCGTCACCGCGTATCAGCGGAACGGCGAGATCGTCGCCATGCTCGGCGACGGCGTCAACGATGCCGCGGCGATGAAGAAGGCGCACATCGGCGTCGCCATGGGCAGGCGCGGGACCGACGTCGCCAAGGAGGCCGCCTCGCTCGTGCTGCAGGACGACCGCTTCCCCACCATCGCGGTCGCCATCGAGGAAGGACGCGTCGTCTTCGACAACATCCGCAAGTTCGTCTTCTACCTGTTCAGTTGCAACCTCGCCGAAGTGCTGGTGCTGCTCGGCGCGGGAGTCGCGGGCCTGCCGCTGCCGCTCACCGCGCTCCAGATCCTGTGGCTCAATCTCGTGACAGACACGTTCCCCGCGCTCGCGCTCGCGCTCGAGCCTGCCGAGCCGGACATCATGGACCGGCCGCCGCGCGACCCACACGCCGCCATCCTCTCGGCGCGGTTCCTCCGCGCGATCGTCTTCTTCTCGGCGCTGATCACGCTGCCCTCGCTCGCCGCGTTCCTGTGGGGTCTCAACGGTCCGGAAGGCGAGGCCTATGCGCGCACCCTGTGCTTCATGACCCTCGCCTTGAGCCAGGTCTTCCACCTCGGCAACGCACGGAGTCCGGGCGCGGTCATCCGGCCGACGTTCGCCGTCCGTAACCCCTACGCGCTCGGGGCGGTCGTGATCTCCGTCGGCCTCCAGTTCCTCGCGGTGTACTTCACGCCGCTCGCGCGCGTGCTCGACACCACGCCCCTCGCCCCGCGGGACTGGCTCATCGTCCTCGCGCTGGCGCTCGTGGCCGCAGCGGTCGGGCAGACGCTGAAGTTGAGGAGGGCGGTGGGAGGCAACGGGTGA